The following proteins are encoded in a genomic region of Hydra vulgaris chromosome 05, alternate assembly HydraT2T_AEP:
- the LOC136080416 gene encoding uncharacterized protein LOC136080416 produces the protein MADETVLTNIHFNSFVSKKSILLNNYSDPDINFYNNDEIIKNINPLYYDPNSKKIANGMEDNYFSMLHINIRSIQKNFESLKQLLYKIGIKFQIICLSETWCKDKNIENNSNFQLPNYKVIHQVRASNKEGGGLCIYIKNSILFKVKPNLSSTTNDYESLCIEIINKTPKNIVIHGLYRPPSGSIKVFENHIKKIIKNKSSMNKAVYFIGDINLNILDYENNIYIKNFFNTIFQNSYIPLINKPTRITKESSTSLDQIITNEFINENIRTGIFTTDVSDHFPIFILSQKCIYNAQNEREKIIKTRLITDTSISHFYKLLSCVNWDTLKLNLNANKAYDIFLTEFLNLYNKAFPEVTKEVIGKKSLYRNLLPLNLKFNNKQIVNKSLVAETLNQFFVNIGPTLSSNIATTQSHFSSYLTSTNLNVMSNYKLTEKELLDAVSLLKPNKSLGFDDISSNVIIKSIKQITIPLLHIFNLSLKQGVFPDNLKIAKVISVLKSGDPSDVTNYRPISILSCFSKILERVMYNRLYSFLNVNNILFHKQFGFKSGHSTDHAITHLVHDIFKGFDEDKYTLGVFIDLSKAFDTVNHQILLSKLKSYGIINTNLSWFDSYLSNRKQFISYDSGKTEYKSITCGVPQGSILGPLLFLGN, from the exons atGGCTGATGAAACTGTTTTAACAAACAtacattttaattcatttgtatcaaaaaagtcAATACTATTAAACAACTATTCGGATcctgatattaatttttataataatgatgaaataattaaaaatattaacccTTTATATTATGacccaaattctaaaaaaattgctaatggAATGGAGGATAACTATTTTTCAATGCTTCATATTAATATTagaagtattcaaaaaaattttgagtcattaaaacaacttttatataaaattggcattaaatttcaaataatttgtctAAGTGAGACATGgtgtaaagataaaaacattgaaaacaattctaattttcaattacctaattataaagtaattcaTCAAGTTAGAGCATCTAATAAGGAAGGTGGGGGtttgtgtatatacataaaaaactcaatattaTTCAAAGTTAAACCAAATTTAAGTTCAACTACTAACGATTACGAATCGTTatgtattgaaattattaacaaaacccCAAAAAATATCGTCATTCATGGTTTATACAGACCGCCTTCAGGAAGCATTAAGGTATTTGaaaaccacattaaaaaaataattaaaaataaatcgtCTATGAATAAAgctgtatattttattggtGATATCAATCTCAATATATTagattatgaaaataatatatatattaaaaacttttttaacactatttttcaaaatagctATATTCCACTAATCAATAAACCAACGCGAATAACTAAGGAAAGTTCAACATCCCTAGATCAAATTAtaacaaatgaatttataaatgaaaatataagaaCAGGAATATTTACAACTGACGTGTCTGATCACTTTCCGATTTTTATCCTATCgcaaaaatgcatatataatgCCCAAAATGAAcgggaaaaaataattaaaacacgTTTAATAACCGACACTTCTATTAGTCATTTTTATAAGCTTCTATCCTGTGTTAACTGGGACACCCTAAAACTAAATCTAAACGCCAATAAAGCGTATGATATTTTTCTAACAGAGTTTCTTAATCTTTATAACAAGGCATTCCCAGAAGTTACTAaa GaggtaattggaaaaaaaagcttatacagAAATTTACTTCCtctaaatcttaaatttaataacaaacaaattgtaaataaatccttAGTCGCTGAAACACTTAaccagttttttgtaaatataggtCCTACTTTATCATCTAATATAGCAACTACTCAATCACACTTTAGTTCGTACTTAACCTCAACCAACCTTAATGTTATGTCTAATTATAAACTTACAGAAAAAGAATTACTAGACGCAGTCTCTTTATTAAAACCCAATAAAAGTTTAGGATTTGATGATATAAGTAGTAATGTCAttatcaaatcaataaaacaaattacaattccattactacatatttttaatttatctctaAAACAGGGCGTTTTTCCAGATaacctaaaaattgcaaaagtcaTTTCAGTGTTAAAATCAGGTGATCCTTCCGATGTTACGaattatagaccaatctcaattctttcttgtttttctaaaatattagagcgggttatgtataatagactatattcctttttaaatgttaataatattctttttcataaacagtttggattTAAATCTGGTCATTCAACTGATCATGCAATCACTCACCTTgttcatgatatatttaaagggtTTGATGAAGACAAGTATACCCTAGGTGTATTTATcgatttaagtaaagcttttgacactgtcaatcatcaaatccttctATCCAAACTGAAAAGTTAtggtataataaatactaatttgtCCTGGTTTGATAGTTACTTGTCTAAtagaaagcagtttatttcatATGATAGCGGAAAAACGGAATATAAGTCAATCacctgtggtgttcctcaaggatcaattttaggaccacttttatttctc
- the LOC136080417 gene encoding uncharacterized protein MG328-like → MEWEEMTEEEYEIYLEQLLAEDMEEMDYIEELKKQVIEEEVEKEVDQIENEIHKILNEIDLEQYIIDITKKMNNNDENFDDMFPGFGDLFDENELKVENLLIKKMDKFPCWFCDEKLTIDQLMNHQLECTKDKLEQIHYHDCFTCKNKVKDLLNHECDYEVLKNEPIICFYCNTVMDDNYYEHSVICFHQYKNQQHQHMEQIIQDGKTNLNYLNLAFNYNMNSIKNLQEIIARQIADYKDILQKQREDEQEIKNLKEQNAKLQQTLEETNNEMLELKKLTYDMLTNQKDIQNLKQEIIKLNQIVEENTTEFLVLKKSIQQPKEVKVIQHIFKDTQIIKLDQMNLRLLLDEAFYSQPIFTSEGYRYRMKIYTRSNNVNNLAFYFQLLRGDLDDALKWPFT, encoded by the exons ATGGAATGGGAAGAAATGACAGAGGAAGAATACGAAATTTATTTAGAACAATTACTAGCAGAAGATATGGAAGAAATGGATTATATTGAAGAACTGAAAAAACAAGTAATAGAAGAAGAAGTAGAAAAAGAAGTAGATCAAATAGAAAATGAAATtcacaaaattttgaatgaaatagACTTGGAACAATATATCATTGAT ataactaaaaaaatgaataataatgatgaaaatTTCGATGATATGTTTCCTGGTTTTGGCGATCTATTTGATGAAAACGAGTTAAAAGTAGAAAAT ctactaataaaaaaaatggacaaATTTCCATGCTGGTTTTGTGATGAAAAATTAACTATAGATCAACTTATGAATCATCAACTCGAATGCACCAAAGACAAATTGGAACAAATCCACTATCATGACTGTTTTACatgcaaaaataaagtaaaagatttattaaatcaCGAATGTGATTACGAAGTTCTCAAAAATGAACCAATAATATGCTTTTATTGCAACACTGTTATGGATGACAATTACTATGAACACTCTGTTATTTGTTTTCATCAGTATAAaaatcaacaacatcaacataTGGAACAAATCATTCAAGATggtaaaacaaacttaaactatttaaatcttGCATTCAACTACAACATGAATAGCATTAAAAATCTTCAAGAAATTATTGCTAGACAAATTGCtgattataaagatattttgcaaaaacaaagaGAAGACgaacaagaaattaaaaatctgAAAGAACAGAATGCTAAATTACAACAAACCTTGGAAGAAACCAACAACGAAATgctagaattaaaaaaacttacctATGACATGTTAACAAATcaaaaagatatacaaaatcTCAAACAAGAAATCATAAAACTCAATCAAATCGTAGAAGAAAACACCACAGAATTCTTAGtacttaaaaaatcaattcaacAACCCAAAGAAGTAAAAGTAATACAACACATCTTTAAAGACACACAAATCATCAAACTCGATCAAATGAATCTCAGACTACTATTAGATGAAGCATTTTATTCACAACCCATTTTCACATCAGAAGGTTATCGTTATCGTATGAAAATTTATACTCGAAGTAACAACGTAAACAATCTAGCCTTTTACTTTCAATTATTACGAGGTGACCTTGATGATGCTTTAAAATGGCCTTTTacctaa